The Candidatus Cloacimonadota bacterium genomic sequence AATCTTTTCTTTTCTGCAACTCCTGAAATACTTCGATTCCATTCATTTCGCTGTTTTTCAGGATAATATCCAGCAGAATTAGATCCGGTTTGAAATTTTCATAAATTCTAAAGAAACTCGTGCTGTTCAATGCTATCTGCACTTTGTATCCTTCTTTCTGGAGCATCTTTTTATAATGCTCTGCGATTTGTTCGATGTCTTCTAAAAGGAATATTTTA encodes the following:
- a CDS encoding response regulator, whose product is MKGKIFLLEDIEQIAEHYKKMLQKEGYKVQIALNSTSFFRIYENFKPDLILLDIILKNSEMNGIEVFQELQKRKD